One genomic segment of Virgibacillus doumboii includes these proteins:
- the spoIIID gene encoding sporulation transcriptional regulator SpoIIID has product MHDYIKERTIRIGKYVIETRKTVRVIAKEFGVSKSTVHKDLTERLPEINPELYNEVKNVLEHHKSIRHLRGGEATRKKYRIDPKEDTTAKPVG; this is encoded by the coding sequence GTGCACGATTACATCAAAGAAAGGACTATCAGGATAGGTAAATATGTCATTGAGACGAGGAAAACCGTCCGAGTGATAGCAAAGGAATTTGGTGTTTCCAAAAGCACAGTCCACAAAGATTTAACAGAACGCTTACCAGAAATAAATCCGGAGCTCTACAACGAGGTGAAAAACGTACTCGAACACCACAAATCAATCCGCCATCTTCGCGGAGGCGAAGCAACCCGCAAAAAATACAGAATCGATCCAAAAGAAGACACAACAGCCAAACCAGTCGGATAA